The DNA region CTCCCCATCCTCCGTCTCCCATGCCCCGCTGGAGAAACCCCCTAAACTCATCTTGCCCGGGAACGAAACCAACCCCTCTACTCGGATTTATGCCTTTCCGCCTAATCGGGAGACATTGGGGGCAACGGCTTATTTCATTGTAGAAGAGGTAAACATTCTGGTCGATTGTCCAGCCTGGAACAGCACAAATCAATATTTTTTGCAACAACAGGGAGGGGTGCAATGGCTGGTACTCACCCATCGGGGCGGCATTGGTCAAGCACGGGAGCTACAACAGACTTTCAATTGCCAGATTCTGATTCAGGAGCAAGAAGCCTACTTGCTACCCGGATTAAGGGTGATTTCCTTTTCCCAGACCTTTACCCTCACATCCCGCAGCCGCGCTTTATGGACTCCCGGCCACTCCCCTGGCTCTTCCTGCCTTTATTTCAATGAGTTTGGGGGAGTGTTATTTACCGGACGGCATATTCTGCCCAATCCGCAACGCCAACTCGTGCCGATTAAAACCGCCAAAACCTTTCATTGGCCGAGACAAATCAAGAGTGTGCAGAAACTACTGGCAGAGTTTAGCCCGGAAACCCTGGAAGTCATTTGTCCAGGGGCGAATGTTGGTTTTCTGCGCGGTCAACTCCCCGTCTATCAGGGCTATCAGCAGTTACAGCAAGGACGAGATTTGAGCCAGTCAGAAAAACCGTAGAATGACTCTCTGTTCTTAAGTCCAACCTGCTCGATCCATAATTTTCAGTGCTTCAGCATTTTTCTGGCCATAGATAGCTGCATCCAGGGGATCCGCTTTAAACTCTCCCAGGCTGGCTAACATAGGATCGATCGCCACCTGAGCCACGACCGGATATTCGTTATTGCCTTTCGCAAACATGGCCTGCGCTTCTGGAGTGGCAAGAAACTCTAAAAACTGCATTGCGGCTTCCGGATTTTTGGCAGTTTTCACCACTCCACCACCGCTGATATTGGTATGGGTACCGCGATCGCCCTGATTCGGGAAAAACACGCCCACTTTAGAGGCTATCTCCCGTTCCTCGGCTTTCTCGGATTTCATCAACCGCACCACATAGTAGGAATTCACCACTGTCAAATCGGCAGATCCAGCAGCAACTTCTTGAATTTGGGCCGTGTCATTCCCCTTGGGAGGATGGGCAAAATTAGCGACCAATCCCCGTGCCCAGGCTTCTGTTTGTTCAGATCCATTGGCGGCCAGTAATGAAGCCGTCAGCGATTGGTTATAGACATTGCTGGAGGAGCGCACAATAAATCGTCCTTTCCAGCGAGGATCTGCTAGATCTTCATAGGTGGATAAATCGGCAGGCTGAACACGGTTTTTGTTATACACAATCACCCTGGCTCGTTTGGAGAAGCCAAACCAATTCCCTGCTGGCTCCCGCAAGTTGGCAGGAATGGCACTCTGCAGCGCCTGGGATGAGGTGGGCAAAAATAATCCCGCTTGTTGAGCACGCCAGAGATTTCCCGCATCAACGGTCAGCAACACATCGGCAGGACTGTTGGTGCCCTCACTTTTAATCCGCTCAATCAGCTCATCAGCCTTTGCTTCAACCAGGTTAATGGCAATGCCACTTTGCTTAGTAAATGCTTCATAGAGCGCATTATCACTATCGTAGTGACGGGCAGAATACAAATTAATAGCTTGCTTGGCCTGCGAGCTTCCTGACTCCTGTCTTTGGCCACAACCACCCATCGCCACAACGGCGATCGCGCTGCTAGAGGCAAGAAAAGCCCGTCTCGTCATTTTCATAAGATAATGTCACTCCCACAGGTGTTCTACGTTATTGAAAGTATCTTTCAAAAAGCAGCATAAAATATGAGGGACAAAAGAGCAAGCTTAATGAGATTTATTCTCAGCTTGATCGGACTCTAGAACTCTCAGTGCTTAAAGGACTCCGAGTTTTCAATGTTCACTAGGGTCAGAACTAACGCTAATAGTTCTCAGAGAAGATGGATGTTTTTGCCTGTGTTCCATTCCCATTGAAGAGTAATTACATGAGATTTGCACTGCCGGAATTCAAGGAGATAAACCTTGAGTGTCACATAACGCATCAATGTTTGCTCTCATAGCATTTAACAAGTTTTTATCTTTATATGGCTGAAGTTAATCCACACTCACTACAACTGCTTTGCAACAGAAAATTATTTGAAATCGATAGATAAATCTTATGAATTCTTTTAGAAAGATAGTTGAGAGATTCAAGCAAATAGAGATTACAAGGGAAATGACACTGAATGATATATCAATTGAGCGGTCTGGTTATGTCACCCACTCATAGAAGATTATCTGTCACGATCGCGGCTCCCCCACAATCCTGAAAAAAGACCTTCTCTGCTGTCTTGTGAAGTTTTTATGAATGAGTTGTTTGTTCCATAAGTTTTTGGGGAAAACTGAAAGCGTTCAGTCAAAAAGCCGAATTACCATTTCTGATTTTTTACATACCAGGCTACCCCGCTCATCATTGCTTTATAGACATACTTAGGTACTGCTATTAGGATTGGGGATAGCACAAGGGTTGCCATAAAGTTTCTAAGGTTGTCACGTATGAAAGCAGTCATTTTGGCCGGGGGATTGGGAACTCGTTTGAGTGAAGAAACCACTATTAAACCCAAACCAATGGTTGAAATTGGTAACCAGCCAATTCTCTGGCATATTATGAAAACCTATTCAGCCCATGGAATTAACGAATTTATTATCTGTTGTGGATACAAAGGGTATGTGATTAAGGAATACTTCGCAAACTACTTTTTGCGAATGTCAGATGTCACGTTTGATATGCGATCGAACCAGATGGATGTGCATAATGGCAATGCGGAACCCTGGCGGGTAACACTGGTCGATACGGGTGAAAGTACCATGACGGGGGGACGTTTACGACGGGTACGAGAGCATATTGGCAATGACACCTTTTGTTTTACCTACGGGGATGGGGTGAGTGATGTCAACATCACAGACGTGATTCGCTTTCATAAAGAGCAGGGCACGCTGGCCACCTTAACCGCCGTTCAACCACCGGGACGATTTGGGGCGATCGCGCTGGGACAGGGGCAAACCAAGATTCAGTCCTTTCACGAAAAGCCAGAAGGAGATGGAGCCTGGGTCAATGGTGGTTACTTCGTGCTGGAACCAGAAGTGATCGATTACATCGCTGCCGATTCCACCACCTGGGAACGGGAACCACTGCAAAAATTGGCGCAGTCTAATCAGCTTTCTGCCTATCGTCATGCTGGTTTCTGGCAACCAATGGATACCTTAAGGGACAAGAATTACTTAGAAGATTTATGGAAAAACGGTAAAGCTCCCTGGAAAATCTGGTAAGTTGCTCCCACTTCCCTTAAAATCCCTTTGCTAGGGAATTTAGGGCGTGGTATGTACGACTTTGCGATTATCGGTGGTGGGATTGTTGGCCTGTCTACAGGCATGGCTATTGGTACGCGCTATCCTACGGCGCGTATTTTGTTATTAGAAAAAGAGAGTACCTGGGCGTTTCATCAAACCGGTCATAACAGCGGTGTGATCCATTCCGGGATCTACTACAAACCGGGAAGCCTGAAGGCGCAGTTGTGCCGGAATGGTTGTCAGTCGATGGTGGAGTTTTGTCGGCAGCACCAGATTCCCCATGAGGTGTGCGGCAAGGTAATTGTGGCGACTCAGGAAAAGGAACTGCCGTTGCTGGAAAATCTGTACCAGCGAGGGCTACAGAATGGGATTCCTGTGGCTCGGATGACGGCAGAAGAGGTGCGAACCATTGAACCGCACGTCAGTTGTCTGGCGGGAATTCGGGTCTTTTCAACGGGGATTGTGGATTACCAGCAAGTTGCTGCCAAGTATGCTGAACTGATGGCATTGCAGGGGGCGGATCTGCGCCTGAATACGAAGGTCATTCACATTCGCGATACGGCTGATGGTCAAGTGATTGAAACCAATCAGGGCAGTTTTGCAGCCCGATTTTTAATTAATTGTGCGGGATTGTACAGCGATCGTATCGCCAGGTTGGGAGGAGCCAATTCTCCAGCCAAAATTGTGCCATTTCGGGGCGAATACTATGAATTGGTGCCGGAAAAACGCTATCTGGTCAATACTCTGATTTATCCTGTTCCCAATCCAGCCTTTCCCTTTTTGGGGGTGCATTTCACCAAAATGATTGACGGCAGTGTTCATGCGGGGCCAAATGCCGTGCTCAGTCTGAAACGGGAGGGCTATCACAAGACCGATTTTGACCTGCGAGACACGTTGGAAGTGATGACCTTCCCCGGTTTCTGGAAGCTGGCCGCTCAACATGCCGATGAAGGGATTCAGGAAATTATCCGATCGTTCAGTAAGGTCGCATTTGTTCGCAGTCTGCAACGGTTGATTCCAGAAGTTCAGATGCCAGACGTTGTGCCGACTCATGCAGGGGTGAGAGCGCAAGCGTTGATGAACGACGGTAAGCTAGTAGATGACTTTTTGATTGTGAACGGTACTCACTCAATTCACGTCTGCAATGCTCCGTCTCCAGCAGCGACCGCTTCTCTGGAGATTGGCAAGGCGATCGCAGCCCAAGTTCCGGCACCT from Leptodesmis sichuanensis A121 includes:
- a CDS encoding MBL fold metallo-hydrolase, with translation MPGNETNPSTRIYAFPPNRETLGATAYFIVEEVNILVDCPAWNSTNQYFLQQQGGVQWLVLTHRGGIGQARELQQTFNCQILIQEQEAYLLPGLRVISFSQTFTLTSRSRALWTPGHSPGSSCLYFNEFGGVLFTGRHILPNPQRQLVPIKTAKTFHWPRQIKSVQKLLAEFSPETLEVICPGANVGFLRGQLPVYQGYQQLQQGRDLSQSEKP
- a CDS encoding Fe(3+) ABC transporter substrate-binding protein, with the translated sequence MTRRAFLASSSAIAVVAMGGCGQRQESGSSQAKQAINLYSARHYDSDNALYEAFTKQSGIAINLVEAKADELIERIKSEGTNSPADVLLTVDAGNLWRAQQAGLFLPTSSQALQSAIPANLREPAGNWFGFSKRARVIVYNKNRVQPADLSTYEDLADPRWKGRFIVRSSSNVYNQSLTASLLAANGSEQTEAWARGLVANFAHPPKGNDTAQIQEVAAGSADLTVVNSYYVVRLMKSEKAEEREIASKVGVFFPNQGDRGTHTNISGGGVVKTAKNPEAAMQFLEFLATPEAQAMFAKGNNEYPVVAQVAIDPMLASLGEFKADPLDAAIYGQKNAEALKIMDRAGWT
- the rfbF gene encoding glucose-1-phosphate cytidylyltransferase; this translates as MKAVILAGGLGTRLSEETTIKPKPMVEIGNQPILWHIMKTYSAHGINEFIICCGYKGYVIKEYFANYFLRMSDVTFDMRSNQMDVHNGNAEPWRVTLVDTGESTMTGGRLRRVREHIGNDTFCFTYGDGVSDVNITDVIRFHKEQGTLATLTAVQPPGRFGAIALGQGQTKIQSFHEKPEGDGAWVNGGYFVLEPEVIDYIAADSTTWEREPLQKLAQSNQLSAYRHAGFWQPMDTLRDKNYLEDLWKNGKAPWKIW
- the lhgO gene encoding L-2-hydroxyglutarate oxidase; protein product: MYDFAIIGGGIVGLSTGMAIGTRYPTARILLLEKESTWAFHQTGHNSGVIHSGIYYKPGSLKAQLCRNGCQSMVEFCRQHQIPHEVCGKVIVATQEKELPLLENLYQRGLQNGIPVARMTAEEVRTIEPHVSCLAGIRVFSTGIVDYQQVAAKYAELMALQGADLRLNTKVIHIRDTADGQVIETNQGSFAARFLINCAGLYSDRIARLGGANSPAKIVPFRGEYYELVPEKRYLVNTLIYPVPNPAFPFLGVHFTKMIDGSVHAGPNAVLSLKREGYHKTDFDLRDTLEVMTFPGFWKLAAQHADEGIQEIIRSFSKVAFVRSLQRLIPEVQMPDVVPTHAGVRAQALMNDGKLVDDFLIVNGTHSIHVCNAPSPAATASLEIGKAIAAQVPAPPTLTLAFTS